In Vanessa atalanta chromosome 3, ilVanAtal1.2, whole genome shotgun sequence, one genomic interval encodes:
- the LOC125077217 gene encoding probable phosphorylase b kinase regulatory subunit beta isoform X3, which translates to MHSIEGTMCFPDMIRQGSIDDINAQQFLKISNYEDTVRQLDIYYAIVKRQLLRFQSPITGLFPVLSSDLHIGSVRDSIYCAAAVWGLHQAYRRIDDDRGKSHELGQSTVKCMRGILECWIKQSARVEAFKTRQSAAHALHVKFHLTTGEPVLSDDQYHHLQIDVISLYLLFLVQMITSGLQIIYTQDEVAFVQNLVYYVERAYRTPDYGMWERGTKYNDGKPEIHASSIGMAKAALEAINGCNLFGDKGASWSVVYVDIDAHNRNRSIFETMLPRESSSKGVDAALLPTISFPAFATHEELLLQLTKNNILNRLQGKYGFKRFSRDGCKCVLEDPNRRYYNEGELKEFEGVESEWPLFYVMMIIDGVFRTLPDQVEEYQKLLKSRIYMDEYGDPVIPWYYYVPKEGIENERSEPYSVRRLPANTGGLFLWAQSLFVIAQLLTGGLLHVNELDPIRRYLPSYNRPRRAGRYSAFQAKPAFGIATDLVVQVVLIAESMRLQAMLGTYGIQTQTPHEVEPVQICSSTQLVHVYRELGVCGKLKLTGRPIRPVGSLGTSKIYRVCGMTVLCYPLIFEVSEFYLYRDMALLIDDIKTELQFVGKYWRLSGRPTVCLLVREEHMRDPHFKQMLDLFAMLKKGHCDGVKVRLGRLQNLISSSCIEHLDFMSQGEFPSEMFTQFKQLQHDYIGYQSLTDVPRTLTYREQNLDLQAYSQRSTPDVLDALRTTDNIFAQSQLWGILLEREGPMYEVNGTSTLEALKALYGSAGVLRHWRAVRYCSSLLSHTVDSISPFITTVLVSGKQLTVGVIGRKETVFDKPMTPGEIQSVMYSTIQPYDIIGAVLQQEIVLYCGRLIGTNPDMFRGILKIRVGWVLEAIRIYLDLFPEEKRADATLESLSPFKLRTLLQKVLTVSDWAEEKGLTPLQRRRLEGCLCRVPKHFYVQVWDILLRTPNGIVVEGHAIPAQPTLVNMSRSELSFALLVEEALVRVPSAERRQLCVELLCVLATILRRNPELYLQQALHLDRLLDDADTTYAKDSGLARGSLSAAAPGVSLGYLARAVVNSVLQAAAAPASAAPHDHDSCLVA; encoded by the exons ATGCATTCTATAGAAGGGACTATG tGTTTCCCCGATATGATCCGCCAAGGGAGCATTGATGATATAAATGCACAGCAATTTCTAAAGATTTCCAACTATGAAGATACAGTTAGGCAACTTGATATATACTATGCCATAG tTAAGAGACAGTTATTGAGATTTCAGAGCCCTATAACTGGGCTGTTCCCAGTGTTATCTTCAGATCTACATATCGGAAGTGTAAGGGACAGTATATATTGTGCTGCTGCAGTATGGGGATTGCATCAAGCTTATAG GCGGATTGATGACGACAGAGGAAAGTCCCATGAATTAGGACAGAGCACAGTAAAATGCATGCGTGGCATACTTGAATGTTGGATCAAACAATCAGCACGAGTGGAGGCCTTTAAGACCAGACAGAGTGCAGCACATGCCCTCCATGTTAAGTTTCATCTTACTACTGGAGAACCTGTACTAAGTGATGATCAATATCATCACCTTCAGATTGATGTGATATCTCTCTATCTGCTTTTTCTTGTTCAAATGATTACATCCGGCCTTCAAATTATTTACACACAG GATGAAGTGgcttttgtacaaaatttaGTATACTATGTGGAACGCGCATATCGCACACCCGATTATGGCATGTGGGAGAGAGGAACTAAATACAATGATGGAAAACCAGAGATTCATGCCTCATCtattg GCATGGCTAAGGCGGCCCTGGAGGCCATCAATGGCTGCAACCTGTTTGGCGACAAGGGCGCGTCGTGGAGCGTGGTGTACGTGGACATCGACGCGCACAACCGCAACCGGAGCATCTTCGAGACCATGCTACCGAGGGAGTCCAGTTCCAAG gggGTCGATGCGGCACTTCTACCAACGATATCTTTTCCCGCATTCGCCACACACGAGGAATTGTTGCTGCAGTTgactaaaaataacatattaaatcgTTTGCAAGGAAAATATGGATTTAAAAGATTTAGCCGAGATGGCTGCAAGTGTGTCCTAGAAGATCCAAATAGGAGATACTATAATGAAGGCGAGTTAAAGGAGTTCGAAGGCGTCGAATCAGAATGGCCCCTATTCTACGTGATGATGATTATCGATGGTGTTTTTCGAACATTACCCGATCAGGTCGAAGAGTACCAGAAACTGTTGAAGTCTCGGATATATATGGATGAGTACGGAG ACCCTGTTATTCCATGGTACTACTACGTTCCGAAGGAGGGAATTGAGAATGAACGCAGTGAACCATACTCCGTACGACGGCTGCCTGCCA ACACAGGTGGGTTATTCCTCTGGGCGCAGTCGCTATTCGTCATAGCTCAGCTGCTGACTGGAGGCTTGCTGCATGTCAACGAGCTGGACCCCATTAGGCGGTACTTGCCCTCGTATAACCGCCCGAGACGCGCCGGACGATATTCAGCTTTCCAG GCAAAACCGGCATTT GGTATAGCTACGGACCTGGTGGTCCAAGTCGTTCTGATCGCAGAATCGATGCGTCTCCAAGCTATGTTGGGAACGTACGGAATCCAAACGCAGACACCACATGAAGTTGAACCTGTCCAG ATATGCAGTTCTACACAGCTCGTGCATGTGTATAGAGAGCTGGGAGTGTGTGGGAAACTGAAGCTGACGGGTAGACCGATTCGACCAGTTGGCTCGCTCGGCACAAGTAAG ATTTACAGGGTGTGCGGCATGACAGTGCTGTGCTATCCGCTAATATTTGAGGTGTCTGAGTTCTACTTGTATAGGGATATGGCTTTGCTTATAGATGATATAAAGACTGAACTGCAGTTTGTTGGCAA ATATTGGCGTCTGTCAGGGCGTCCCACGGTTTGCCTGCTGGTCCGCGAGGAACACATGAGAGACCCACACTTCAAGCAAATGCTAGACCTTTTCGCGATGCTTAAAAAAGGTCACTGTGACGGAGTCAAAGTCCGCCTCGGAAGGCTTCAGAATCTCATTTCAAGTTCTTGTATTG AACATTTGGATTTCATGAGCCAGGGCGAGTTTCCGTCGGAGATGTTCACGCAGTTCAAGCAGCTGCAACACGACTACATCGGCTACCAGTCGCTCACTGACGTGCCGCGCACGCTCACCTACCGGGAACAGAACCTCGACCTGCAGGCCTACAGCCAGCGCTCCACGCCCGACGTGCTGGACGCGCTGCGCACCACCGACAACATCTTCGCGCAGAGCCAGCTCTGGGGCATACTGCTGGAGCGGGAGGGGCCCATGTACGAG GTGAATGGCACGAGCACGCTGGAGGCGCTGAAGGCGCTGTACGGCAGCGCTGGCGTGCTGCGCCACTGGCGCGCCGTGCGCTACTGCTCGTCGCTGCTGAGCCACACCGTTGACTCCATCAGCCCCTTCATCACCACCGTGCTCGTCAGCGGGAAGCAG TTAACCGTCGGCGTGATCGGGCGCAAAGAGACTGTGTTCGACAAGCCTATGACGCCCGGCGAGATCCAGTCAGTTATGTATTCCACGATACAGCCGTATGACATCATTGGTGCTGTACTGCAGCAg GAAATAGTTCTCTATTGCGGTCGCCTGATCGGTACCAACCCAGATATGTTCCGCGGAATCCTCAAGATCCGCGTGGGCTGGGTGCTGGAGGCGATACGTATTTATTTGGACTTGTTCCCGGAGGAGAAGCGGGCGGACGCCACGCTCGAGAGCCTCTCGCCGTTTAAGCTACGGACATTGCTACAAAAGGTGCTCACCGTGTCCGACTGGGCCGAAGAAAAAGG ATTGACGCCCTTGCAACGAAGAAGATTAGAAGGCTGCCTGTGTCGCGTTCCAAAACATTTTTACGTTCAAGTATGGGATATCCTACTGCGAACGCCCAACGGAATCGTAGTCGAG GGGCACGCGATCCCGGCGCAGCCCACGCTGGTGAACATGTCGCGCTCGGAGCTGTCGTTCGCGCTGCTGGTGGAGGAGGCGCTGGTGCGCGTGCCGTCGGCCGAGCGGCGCCAGCTGTGCGTGGAGCTGCTGTGTGTGCTGGCCACCATCCTGCGGCGCAACCCCGAGCTGTACCTGCAGCAAGCGCTGCACCTCGATCGACTGCTGGACGACGCAGACACCACCTACGCGAAG GACAGCGGGCTGGCGCGCGGCTCGCTGAGCGCGGCGGCGCCGGGCGTGTCGCTCGGCTACCTGGCGCGCGCCGTCGTCAACTCCGTGCTGCaggccgccgccgcgcccgcctccGCCGCCCCGCACGACCACGACTCCTGCCTCGTCGCCTAG
- the LOC125077217 gene encoding probable phosphorylase b kinase regulatory subunit beta isoform X1, with amino-acid sequence MHSIEGTMCFPDMIRQGSIDDINAQQFLKISNYEDTVRQLDIYYAIVKRQLLRFQSPITGLFPVLSSDLHIGSVRDSIYCAAAVWGLHQAYRRIDDDRGKSHELGQSTVKCMRGILECWIKQSARVEAFKTRQSAAHALHVKFHLTTGEPVLSDDQYHHLQIDVISLYLLFLVQMITSGLQIIYTQDEVAFVQNLVYYVERAYRTPDYGMWERGTKYNDGKPEIHASSIGMAKAALEAINGCNLFGDKGASWSVVYVDIDAHNRNRSIFETMLPRESSSKGVDAALLPTISFPAFATHEELLLQLTKNNILNRLQGKYGFKRFSRDGCKCVLEDPNRRYYNEGELKEFEGVESEWPLFYVMMIIDGVFRTLPDQVEEYQKLLKSRIYMDEYGDPVIPWYYYVPKEGIENERSEPYSVRRLPANQPGDEENKDTGGLFLWAQSLFVIAQLLTGGLLHVNELDPIRRYLPSYNRPRRAGRYSAFQAKPAFGIATDLVVQVVLIAESMRLQAMLGTYGIQTQTPHEVEPVQICSSTQLVHVYRELGVCGKLKLTGRPIRPVGSLGTSKIYRVCGMTVLCYPLIFEVSEFYLYRDMALLIDDIKTELQFVGKYWRLSGRPTVCLLVREEHMRDPHFKQMLDLFAMLKKGHCDGVKVRLGRLQNLISSSCIEHLDFMSQGEFPSEMFTQFKQLQHDYIGYQSLTDVPRTLTYREQNLDLQAYSQRSTPDVLDALRTTDNIFAQSQLWGILLEREGPMYEVNGTSTLEALKALYGSAGVLRHWRAVRYCSSLLSHTVDSISPFITTVLVSGKQLTVGVIGRKETVFDKPMTPGEIQSVMYSTIQPYDIIGAVLQQEIVLYCGRLIGTNPDMFRGILKIRVGWVLEAIRIYLDLFPEEKRADATLESLSPFKLRTLLQKVLTVSDWAEEKGLTPLQRRRLEGCLCRVPKHFYVQVWDILLRTPNGIVVEGHAIPAQPTLVNMSRSELSFALLVEEALVRVPSAERRQLCVELLCVLATILRRNPELYLQQALHLDRLLDDADTTYAKDSGLARGSLSAAAPGVSLGYLARAVVNSVLQAAAAPASAAPHDHDSCLVA; translated from the exons ATGCATTCTATAGAAGGGACTATG tGTTTCCCCGATATGATCCGCCAAGGGAGCATTGATGATATAAATGCACAGCAATTTCTAAAGATTTCCAACTATGAAGATACAGTTAGGCAACTTGATATATACTATGCCATAG tTAAGAGACAGTTATTGAGATTTCAGAGCCCTATAACTGGGCTGTTCCCAGTGTTATCTTCAGATCTACATATCGGAAGTGTAAGGGACAGTATATATTGTGCTGCTGCAGTATGGGGATTGCATCAAGCTTATAG GCGGATTGATGACGACAGAGGAAAGTCCCATGAATTAGGACAGAGCACAGTAAAATGCATGCGTGGCATACTTGAATGTTGGATCAAACAATCAGCACGAGTGGAGGCCTTTAAGACCAGACAGAGTGCAGCACATGCCCTCCATGTTAAGTTTCATCTTACTACTGGAGAACCTGTACTAAGTGATGATCAATATCATCACCTTCAGATTGATGTGATATCTCTCTATCTGCTTTTTCTTGTTCAAATGATTACATCCGGCCTTCAAATTATTTACACACAG GATGAAGTGgcttttgtacaaaatttaGTATACTATGTGGAACGCGCATATCGCACACCCGATTATGGCATGTGGGAGAGAGGAACTAAATACAATGATGGAAAACCAGAGATTCATGCCTCATCtattg GCATGGCTAAGGCGGCCCTGGAGGCCATCAATGGCTGCAACCTGTTTGGCGACAAGGGCGCGTCGTGGAGCGTGGTGTACGTGGACATCGACGCGCACAACCGCAACCGGAGCATCTTCGAGACCATGCTACCGAGGGAGTCCAGTTCCAAG gggGTCGATGCGGCACTTCTACCAACGATATCTTTTCCCGCATTCGCCACACACGAGGAATTGTTGCTGCAGTTgactaaaaataacatattaaatcgTTTGCAAGGAAAATATGGATTTAAAAGATTTAGCCGAGATGGCTGCAAGTGTGTCCTAGAAGATCCAAATAGGAGATACTATAATGAAGGCGAGTTAAAGGAGTTCGAAGGCGTCGAATCAGAATGGCCCCTATTCTACGTGATGATGATTATCGATGGTGTTTTTCGAACATTACCCGATCAGGTCGAAGAGTACCAGAAACTGTTGAAGTCTCGGATATATATGGATGAGTACGGAG ACCCTGTTATTCCATGGTACTACTACGTTCCGAAGGAGGGAATTGAGAATGAACGCAGTGAACCATACTCCGTACGACGGCTGCCTGCCA aCCAACCGGGTGACGAAGAGAACAAAG ACACAGGTGGGTTATTCCTCTGGGCGCAGTCGCTATTCGTCATAGCTCAGCTGCTGACTGGAGGCTTGCTGCATGTCAACGAGCTGGACCCCATTAGGCGGTACTTGCCCTCGTATAACCGCCCGAGACGCGCCGGACGATATTCAGCTTTCCAG GCAAAACCGGCATTT GGTATAGCTACGGACCTGGTGGTCCAAGTCGTTCTGATCGCAGAATCGATGCGTCTCCAAGCTATGTTGGGAACGTACGGAATCCAAACGCAGACACCACATGAAGTTGAACCTGTCCAG ATATGCAGTTCTACACAGCTCGTGCATGTGTATAGAGAGCTGGGAGTGTGTGGGAAACTGAAGCTGACGGGTAGACCGATTCGACCAGTTGGCTCGCTCGGCACAAGTAAG ATTTACAGGGTGTGCGGCATGACAGTGCTGTGCTATCCGCTAATATTTGAGGTGTCTGAGTTCTACTTGTATAGGGATATGGCTTTGCTTATAGATGATATAAAGACTGAACTGCAGTTTGTTGGCAA ATATTGGCGTCTGTCAGGGCGTCCCACGGTTTGCCTGCTGGTCCGCGAGGAACACATGAGAGACCCACACTTCAAGCAAATGCTAGACCTTTTCGCGATGCTTAAAAAAGGTCACTGTGACGGAGTCAAAGTCCGCCTCGGAAGGCTTCAGAATCTCATTTCAAGTTCTTGTATTG AACATTTGGATTTCATGAGCCAGGGCGAGTTTCCGTCGGAGATGTTCACGCAGTTCAAGCAGCTGCAACACGACTACATCGGCTACCAGTCGCTCACTGACGTGCCGCGCACGCTCACCTACCGGGAACAGAACCTCGACCTGCAGGCCTACAGCCAGCGCTCCACGCCCGACGTGCTGGACGCGCTGCGCACCACCGACAACATCTTCGCGCAGAGCCAGCTCTGGGGCATACTGCTGGAGCGGGAGGGGCCCATGTACGAG GTGAATGGCACGAGCACGCTGGAGGCGCTGAAGGCGCTGTACGGCAGCGCTGGCGTGCTGCGCCACTGGCGCGCCGTGCGCTACTGCTCGTCGCTGCTGAGCCACACCGTTGACTCCATCAGCCCCTTCATCACCACCGTGCTCGTCAGCGGGAAGCAG TTAACCGTCGGCGTGATCGGGCGCAAAGAGACTGTGTTCGACAAGCCTATGACGCCCGGCGAGATCCAGTCAGTTATGTATTCCACGATACAGCCGTATGACATCATTGGTGCTGTACTGCAGCAg GAAATAGTTCTCTATTGCGGTCGCCTGATCGGTACCAACCCAGATATGTTCCGCGGAATCCTCAAGATCCGCGTGGGCTGGGTGCTGGAGGCGATACGTATTTATTTGGACTTGTTCCCGGAGGAGAAGCGGGCGGACGCCACGCTCGAGAGCCTCTCGCCGTTTAAGCTACGGACATTGCTACAAAAGGTGCTCACCGTGTCCGACTGGGCCGAAGAAAAAGG ATTGACGCCCTTGCAACGAAGAAGATTAGAAGGCTGCCTGTGTCGCGTTCCAAAACATTTTTACGTTCAAGTATGGGATATCCTACTGCGAACGCCCAACGGAATCGTAGTCGAG GGGCACGCGATCCCGGCGCAGCCCACGCTGGTGAACATGTCGCGCTCGGAGCTGTCGTTCGCGCTGCTGGTGGAGGAGGCGCTGGTGCGCGTGCCGTCGGCCGAGCGGCGCCAGCTGTGCGTGGAGCTGCTGTGTGTGCTGGCCACCATCCTGCGGCGCAACCCCGAGCTGTACCTGCAGCAAGCGCTGCACCTCGATCGACTGCTGGACGACGCAGACACCACCTACGCGAAG GACAGCGGGCTGGCGCGCGGCTCGCTGAGCGCGGCGGCGCCGGGCGTGTCGCTCGGCTACCTGGCGCGCGCCGTCGTCAACTCCGTGCTGCaggccgccgccgcgcccgcctccGCCGCCCCGCACGACCACGACTCCTGCCTCGTCGCCTAG
- the LOC125077217 gene encoding probable phosphorylase b kinase regulatory subunit beta isoform X2, protein MHSIEGTMCFPDMIRQGSIDDINAQQFLKISNYEDTVRQLDIYYAIVKRQLLRFQSPITGLFPVLSSDLHIGSVRDSIYCAAAVWGLHQAYRRIDDDRGKSHELGQSTVKCMRGILECWIKQSARVEAFKTRQSAAHALHVKFHLTTGEPVLSDDQYHHLQIDVISLYLLFLVQMITSGLQIIYTQDEVAFVQNLVYYVERAYRTPDYGMWERGTKYNDGKPEIHASSIGMAKAALEAINGCNLFGDKGASWSVVYVDIDAHNRNRSIFETMLPRESSSKGVDAALLPTISFPAFATHEELLLQLTKNNILNRLQGKYGFKRFSRDGCKCVLEDPNRRYYNEGELKEFEGVESEWPLFYVMMIIDGVFRTLPDQVEEYQKLLKSRIYMDEYGDPVIPWYYYVPKEGIENERSEPYSVRRLPANQPGDEENKDTGGLFLWAQSLFVIAQLLTGGLLHVNELDPIRRYLPSYNRPRRAGRYSAFQGIATDLVVQVVLIAESMRLQAMLGTYGIQTQTPHEVEPVQICSSTQLVHVYRELGVCGKLKLTGRPIRPVGSLGTSKIYRVCGMTVLCYPLIFEVSEFYLYRDMALLIDDIKTELQFVGKYWRLSGRPTVCLLVREEHMRDPHFKQMLDLFAMLKKGHCDGVKVRLGRLQNLISSSCIEHLDFMSQGEFPSEMFTQFKQLQHDYIGYQSLTDVPRTLTYREQNLDLQAYSQRSTPDVLDALRTTDNIFAQSQLWGILLEREGPMYEVNGTSTLEALKALYGSAGVLRHWRAVRYCSSLLSHTVDSISPFITTVLVSGKQLTVGVIGRKETVFDKPMTPGEIQSVMYSTIQPYDIIGAVLQQEIVLYCGRLIGTNPDMFRGILKIRVGWVLEAIRIYLDLFPEEKRADATLESLSPFKLRTLLQKVLTVSDWAEEKGLTPLQRRRLEGCLCRVPKHFYVQVWDILLRTPNGIVVEGHAIPAQPTLVNMSRSELSFALLVEEALVRVPSAERRQLCVELLCVLATILRRNPELYLQQALHLDRLLDDADTTYAKDSGLARGSLSAAAPGVSLGYLARAVVNSVLQAAAAPASAAPHDHDSCLVA, encoded by the exons ATGCATTCTATAGAAGGGACTATG tGTTTCCCCGATATGATCCGCCAAGGGAGCATTGATGATATAAATGCACAGCAATTTCTAAAGATTTCCAACTATGAAGATACAGTTAGGCAACTTGATATATACTATGCCATAG tTAAGAGACAGTTATTGAGATTTCAGAGCCCTATAACTGGGCTGTTCCCAGTGTTATCTTCAGATCTACATATCGGAAGTGTAAGGGACAGTATATATTGTGCTGCTGCAGTATGGGGATTGCATCAAGCTTATAG GCGGATTGATGACGACAGAGGAAAGTCCCATGAATTAGGACAGAGCACAGTAAAATGCATGCGTGGCATACTTGAATGTTGGATCAAACAATCAGCACGAGTGGAGGCCTTTAAGACCAGACAGAGTGCAGCACATGCCCTCCATGTTAAGTTTCATCTTACTACTGGAGAACCTGTACTAAGTGATGATCAATATCATCACCTTCAGATTGATGTGATATCTCTCTATCTGCTTTTTCTTGTTCAAATGATTACATCCGGCCTTCAAATTATTTACACACAG GATGAAGTGgcttttgtacaaaatttaGTATACTATGTGGAACGCGCATATCGCACACCCGATTATGGCATGTGGGAGAGAGGAACTAAATACAATGATGGAAAACCAGAGATTCATGCCTCATCtattg GCATGGCTAAGGCGGCCCTGGAGGCCATCAATGGCTGCAACCTGTTTGGCGACAAGGGCGCGTCGTGGAGCGTGGTGTACGTGGACATCGACGCGCACAACCGCAACCGGAGCATCTTCGAGACCATGCTACCGAGGGAGTCCAGTTCCAAG gggGTCGATGCGGCACTTCTACCAACGATATCTTTTCCCGCATTCGCCACACACGAGGAATTGTTGCTGCAGTTgactaaaaataacatattaaatcgTTTGCAAGGAAAATATGGATTTAAAAGATTTAGCCGAGATGGCTGCAAGTGTGTCCTAGAAGATCCAAATAGGAGATACTATAATGAAGGCGAGTTAAAGGAGTTCGAAGGCGTCGAATCAGAATGGCCCCTATTCTACGTGATGATGATTATCGATGGTGTTTTTCGAACATTACCCGATCAGGTCGAAGAGTACCAGAAACTGTTGAAGTCTCGGATATATATGGATGAGTACGGAG ACCCTGTTATTCCATGGTACTACTACGTTCCGAAGGAGGGAATTGAGAATGAACGCAGTGAACCATACTCCGTACGACGGCTGCCTGCCA aCCAACCGGGTGACGAAGAGAACAAAG ACACAGGTGGGTTATTCCTCTGGGCGCAGTCGCTATTCGTCATAGCTCAGCTGCTGACTGGAGGCTTGCTGCATGTCAACGAGCTGGACCCCATTAGGCGGTACTTGCCCTCGTATAACCGCCCGAGACGCGCCGGACGATATTCAGCTTTCCAG GGTATAGCTACGGACCTGGTGGTCCAAGTCGTTCTGATCGCAGAATCGATGCGTCTCCAAGCTATGTTGGGAACGTACGGAATCCAAACGCAGACACCACATGAAGTTGAACCTGTCCAG ATATGCAGTTCTACACAGCTCGTGCATGTGTATAGAGAGCTGGGAGTGTGTGGGAAACTGAAGCTGACGGGTAGACCGATTCGACCAGTTGGCTCGCTCGGCACAAGTAAG ATTTACAGGGTGTGCGGCATGACAGTGCTGTGCTATCCGCTAATATTTGAGGTGTCTGAGTTCTACTTGTATAGGGATATGGCTTTGCTTATAGATGATATAAAGACTGAACTGCAGTTTGTTGGCAA ATATTGGCGTCTGTCAGGGCGTCCCACGGTTTGCCTGCTGGTCCGCGAGGAACACATGAGAGACCCACACTTCAAGCAAATGCTAGACCTTTTCGCGATGCTTAAAAAAGGTCACTGTGACGGAGTCAAAGTCCGCCTCGGAAGGCTTCAGAATCTCATTTCAAGTTCTTGTATTG AACATTTGGATTTCATGAGCCAGGGCGAGTTTCCGTCGGAGATGTTCACGCAGTTCAAGCAGCTGCAACACGACTACATCGGCTACCAGTCGCTCACTGACGTGCCGCGCACGCTCACCTACCGGGAACAGAACCTCGACCTGCAGGCCTACAGCCAGCGCTCCACGCCCGACGTGCTGGACGCGCTGCGCACCACCGACAACATCTTCGCGCAGAGCCAGCTCTGGGGCATACTGCTGGAGCGGGAGGGGCCCATGTACGAG GTGAATGGCACGAGCACGCTGGAGGCGCTGAAGGCGCTGTACGGCAGCGCTGGCGTGCTGCGCCACTGGCGCGCCGTGCGCTACTGCTCGTCGCTGCTGAGCCACACCGTTGACTCCATCAGCCCCTTCATCACCACCGTGCTCGTCAGCGGGAAGCAG TTAACCGTCGGCGTGATCGGGCGCAAAGAGACTGTGTTCGACAAGCCTATGACGCCCGGCGAGATCCAGTCAGTTATGTATTCCACGATACAGCCGTATGACATCATTGGTGCTGTACTGCAGCAg GAAATAGTTCTCTATTGCGGTCGCCTGATCGGTACCAACCCAGATATGTTCCGCGGAATCCTCAAGATCCGCGTGGGCTGGGTGCTGGAGGCGATACGTATTTATTTGGACTTGTTCCCGGAGGAGAAGCGGGCGGACGCCACGCTCGAGAGCCTCTCGCCGTTTAAGCTACGGACATTGCTACAAAAGGTGCTCACCGTGTCCGACTGGGCCGAAGAAAAAGG ATTGACGCCCTTGCAACGAAGAAGATTAGAAGGCTGCCTGTGTCGCGTTCCAAAACATTTTTACGTTCAAGTATGGGATATCCTACTGCGAACGCCCAACGGAATCGTAGTCGAG GGGCACGCGATCCCGGCGCAGCCCACGCTGGTGAACATGTCGCGCTCGGAGCTGTCGTTCGCGCTGCTGGTGGAGGAGGCGCTGGTGCGCGTGCCGTCGGCCGAGCGGCGCCAGCTGTGCGTGGAGCTGCTGTGTGTGCTGGCCACCATCCTGCGGCGCAACCCCGAGCTGTACCTGCAGCAAGCGCTGCACCTCGATCGACTGCTGGACGACGCAGACACCACCTACGCGAAG GACAGCGGGCTGGCGCGCGGCTCGCTGAGCGCGGCGGCGCCGGGCGTGTCGCTCGGCTACCTGGCGCGCGCCGTCGTCAACTCCGTGCTGCaggccgccgccgcgcccgcctccGCCGCCCCGCACGACCACGACTCCTGCCTCGTCGCCTAG